In the genome of Ctenopharyngodon idella isolate HZGC_01 chromosome 16, HZGC01, whole genome shotgun sequence, the window TTGAGAACAAGGCTTAATTGTTAAATTAGACTTTAATATACAAGGAAGATATAAGGCCAACCAGTCTCTTGAGCAGATTTATTGTGGGCTGCCACACAGTCTTTTAACACCTTGTAAAATAAGTCATTGTGTCTCTGCCAAGGGCAGAAATTCACCAGGGtgcttggtttaaaaaaaaaaaaagacactgaaattaattatctatctataatataatatgatataaatcgattgattgattgctttattattattattattattattattattattattattattatataaaaaaccactgaaaatatataatttatttattaattttatttagggatattgtattaaattttcattgtataaaaaatccactgaaaatatttattttattttaaggattttgttttgttatcttATATATTATGCTAAAAACCActgaaaataacttttatttatttatttagggatattgtattatattatcttATGATATATCATATTAAAAGccactgaaaattattttttaattaattaatttagataatataatataatataatataatataataataataaaaaaaacacaaaatattttatttatttagggaTATTGTATCatcttatattatatattatgttaaaaGCCACTGTAaataacaattatttatttattcttagaTGATATTACATTATAGGAAAATATGCccttataaagtaaaaaataaatacaattctGAGAACCAGTTCCAAGGTGCAGATATCATCCCTTAATAAAAAGGTTGTCTGACTCTCTGTACTGGCATTTCAGAGATTCATGGTGTCGTCTCTTTTAGGGTGTAACATTCCGGGTGGAGGAGGGCGACCTTGTCATCGCGCGTGTTATGCATGGCAGCATGATTGACAGGCAGGGGATGCTGCACACAGGTGATGTCATCCGAGAGGTGAACGGCCGAGAGGTGGGCAAAGACCCCATGGCGTTACAGCACATGCTGAGGGACTGCAATGGAACCATTACACTCAAAATCCTGCCCAGCTACAGGGACACACCTCCACCCGCACAGGTCAGTGCACCGCTGGTTCACACCAAATCCAATGAAATTAAGTGACACAGaattctaaaatgtttttgaagcgttgatcattgtagccaatcacagacgtatctgttgagcgtgtgaacacaatggccaatcagaggtgtttaagttagttaGAATCCACTCAAAATgttagggggaaatgctggtatagtcacgtttttaaaatttcaggtaccgacttggtacgaagtaccggtactttgaAAATACCAACCAAAACTATTCCCGCCGAGTTGATGGCAAAATTAATTATTGtgtaacttttatttatttatttgaatacaaTACTTAAATATAACTTAATTCATTCTTTagtatgtaaataattattagatttaacatccaaaatgtttttttggagTGTATGTTTTTCATCCAAATTCAGATTTTGTTTGTCCATGCTATTTAAACATGTACTCAGTCACTTTTTGTTTGTGACTCTAGCCAATTTTATGCAGTCTACTTGGATTTATACTTACACTCAGCGGTGTACATGCAGCATCATGCAGAAGTGTTCAGTTACTAATGCCATTGTAGAAATGATCTAGTATCAATGCAGTAAACCAAGCAAAAGTGATATGCTACTGATATGACTGGATACTAAGTGAGTGTACATGacttaaacatatttttcaaaagtaCCATTCTTATGTTTACATGTACAACATTGTAAACGGTTATATTCACTGCAAATTAAGTTTTCCAATAATTACAGGCTAGCATTTGGTGACAAGCAGTTGTTTTGATGGCTTAATTTAGTTTACATTTAGTCTacctttatttattaatttagtttgCTTTATTAAAGGACACacattatgaattttttttttttttaattttttttttttttttttgtccaaaatttTAGTAACATGATTGTGGGATTGaggcaaaactaaaaaaaataaatgtaaaataaacctttttttctgCAACAAGACGTGGATTGATGTACAAGTTCATCCTCATCTGAACTGCTAGTATCTTTCCCTAATAATCAGGTGCTGAGAGTACAAAGCAGTCTTTTTCCTGATTTTAGTGCTGTATAACCTCCTGATGGGATATGGGTTAATACAGTCCTTGAGAAGGAGGAAGGAGAGACCTGGCCTCTGGGTGACTCCGTTTCAGCCTGGTGGCATTGTGAGCATGGTTATCCCTATTAATAACACAACCTGCGCTAAGTAGGGCAGATGGGAGGAGTGAAACACGCGCACACACCCTTACTTTCTACTCTGAGATCTGGGCCTAGAAAGAAATGGATCCTGAAAAGTAGTCactactttttttaataaatttttttcaagttataaTGTTAGTAAAGTGTTTTGCACCAAAATGAGTCATAATTGATCTTGTCACAACTTCTGAATCTACCTTCTCTCTAACCCTTAGAATTATATGGTCCGTTTTATGCTGCTGTGCCTTTAAGAGACTCCCACTAAGACACGGGCTTATTCCTTTACTAATGCCATGTAAAGTCTCTGATACGTGTTTGAATATGTCTTTAAaaactacagtagtcaacattttaagtggatcaaaaacgttaatcaaagttgttctaagaagaaggttttaggacaactttgataggttttgatccactttaaatgttgactactgtagttgTTTAGTTTAGTCCGTAAATACTGCACAGAATTTTtgtaaatgtggttgtcactaCATTAAGTTTTCAGGAGTTAATTCGTATTTAACTGCAGTCATTGTGTATGTGACGAGGTTTGCTGGCGGGTCTGATGAAGTTTTTAAACTGGTCTTTCTATAACAAGTTATTTTGCAAAGACTGCATTATGTTATAACAGTCAGAGCTGAAATATGCAACATAAAAGGTCGGaattaactaatttttttttttttttttttttactttttgcttCTAATTTGATTCTGGATGAGTGATATTTACCACACATTCAAAAGAGTTTGATAGAGATAACTGTAATTGTTATATCACAAGAGCCAGAGAGTACATTACAAAGACATACAGTACTATAATGTACCACATTtatggtgcaaaaaaaaaaaaatagcacaaGTTAAGCAGGTTTCTCAGGTCCACATATATGCAAAATATTTGATAGTTCAGATTCTGATCCGAATACATTTAGATCCCCAAACAGTCCTGTTGCTGCACATCAACCACTTCCTGAGTGTATGCATCTAAACAGGAATAGTCCTTTACCACCATTCCTTGAATAATGTTTACAAACCTCGCACAAAGAGCAAACACCGGAGGTGAGGGTTTACAGGGTTCCATTGCTTGTGCCAAACCtaaatttctgtctttttttcgaCCTGAACTTTACTCGGTGGCCTGGTTATGTGCAGTGAATGACCGCTGTATGTTTACTGTTGGGTCCTCATCACTGATAAAGATCCAACACGATCCATAAATATTTCATGTGAAAACATGCTGTTGTCCTCCATAGAGgacaaaacacaacatttacaaaacacaacaacatgGGTTGCTTCTGATACTCTTATTTccccttttatttttatttttaggctgCAGTATTCTGTAGACAAATGTTGACAATGTGAAAGAGGAATCGGCCTTATCAGCATTACTGAAATCAGATAATAGTCAATGTAACGTGCACATGTTTAAGCCAATCTTAATGGTGAAGtggttatttttagttttatgatAAAATACTTCTCCTTTCATTATATGTCAGAAAGCAACAATGATTGATTTATAAAAAAGTCTATTGTCTGAGAATGAGCTATGACACGATTGCATTTTTAGGCTATAATTAGCAGcttaaaatgattaatatgtCAATAAGCAGGAGTTACACATTCTTTGCCCTTTAGGTGTATCTGAAGCCACATTTCAACTACAATCCTGACACTGATAACCTGATCCCTTGTAAAGAGGCGGGTTTGGCTTTCTCTAAAGGAGACATTCTGCATATAGTGAACAAGGAGGACACCAACTGGTGGCAAGTGAGAagaagatacttttttttttttttttttttttttttctctcccagACCTTTGTTTCGGTccaatttcttttaaatgatgAAATATTTGACGTATTGAAGCTATGTTCAatagtgttttttctttttctttttcttttaggcATGTAACATAAATGGAGGCCGTACTGGCCTGATCCCCAGTCAGTTTCTTGAGGAAAAGAGGAAGGCGTTTGTTAGGAGAGACCTGGATGGTTCAGGTACAGTGGATTTTAGGCATTTTTCTGTGAATTTCAGAGGATTCTGGTAATGGTTTTTCCCAAGATTTTGAGggatgtttacacaacaccgttttcaactaaaaacggaaaacttgtGCATTTtagctgttcatttacacaccattttgggggcctgaaaatgcaaacttttgaaaatgtttttttttaaatgcaagtttttgaaaacaataccgttatagtctgtgaaaactgtgacgttatgtgcatgtgtattacgtgttcagtctataggcgcatagtgtttctttacaaagtgacctcgccagctactggcctggcatgcataataatgtttttagtcgtttttgtgTCGTTTCCTATTGTGTATTACAACTGTATTACAACTTTGTTTTAGGAATCCTCTGTGGGACATTAActggaaaaaagaagaaaaagaaaatgatgtaCTTAACAGCAAAAAATGCAGGTTAGAATTGCTCGGTCTCTTTTGTTATTATCTGCTGCTGGTCCTCCATGTGCTGTCAAAACAGTGCCCACCCACCAAGGCATGAGCTCTACGAGAGctctgaaggtgtgctgtgttATCTGGCTCAGACTGTAGCAGCAcatccttcaagtcctgtaggttgGAGCTGCCATAGAtcgaacttgttggtccagTACATCCcgcagatgctcaattggattgaaaTCTGGCCAGGGCAACAGCTTGAACTCTTCATGTtcttcaaaccattcctgaacaatgtgaACAATGTTTTGGCTTatcggtgtatatatacagtactttatacatatacacatacacatacacagacacacacacacacacacacacacacacacacatatatataatatatatatatataatatatatttatattttctcatcctcagtttcaacactgaaaataatatatatttttgtttctttagcaccaaatcagtattagaatgatttctgaaggatcatgtgacactgaagactgaaaattcagctttgccctcacatgaataaattatattttacaatatattgaaatggttatttaaagttttaatagtatttcatattacagtttttactgtagttttgatcaaataaatgcagccttggtaagcataagagacttctttcaaaaacataagaaaaaaaacaacttgctgatcctaaacttttgaacggcagtgtacttttaaaaacataaaaattaactTTCAAAACTTCTCTCTTTCTAATAGAATTTGATCGGCATGAATTACAGATCTATGAGGAAGTAGCAAAGATGCCTCCATTCCAGAGAAAAACTCTTGTGTTGATTGGTGCACAAGGTGTAGGCCGCCGAAGCCTCAAGAACCGTCTGATTGTGTTAAACCCACTGCGATATGGAACTACTGTACCTTGTGAGTCTATAAACAACGTGAAAATTAATACTTACTGTAGCTATCATGTTATTTTACCAATAAAAATTCTCACTCATTGAGAATTTCATCTGTTTCTCAGTCACTTCCCGGCGTCCTCGGGATGATGAAAAAGACGTCCAGTCGTACTGCTTTGTTTCCCGAGAGGAAATGGAGATGGACATCAAGGCAAGTCGATACCTTGAGCACGGAGAATATGACGGAAATCTGTATGGAACCAAAATTGACTCTATCCATGAAGTCGTTCGCACAGGACGTACTTGCATACTGGACGTCAACCCACAGGTGAGTGGGTTTGTGAATAACAGACTAGCTTAAACATTTATCCTCTAAGTATATATGTATACGTATagtatgaaagcttgtttccaccccggaataaaaaaaaattaaggtaattctgactttcttacaaatcagacttttttttttctcgaaataAACTTGAAATTGCAATGGGGAAAATGTCAGaattaagataaaaagtcacaattacattttgtattttttttatttttttgtctgtggcagaaacaagcttgcATAATATTGTAGTAGTCTTTTGACAACTAGtgtttttgctgtggcgcctggggagtgattgggggttaggtgccttgttAGGCACCTCAGTTGTAGGTATTGAGAAAGGAAGAGAGTGCtgtgttcattcactcccccatCTACATTTCCTGacggtactgagactcgaacccgcgACCCGCGTTACAAatccgactctctaaccattaggtcACAACTGACCCAGATTACAGATCTCTGATTAGCCAGCTGTACATATGAGAATCTGTATCTTTGTGCAGAGGAAACTCGTAGCTCGCTATAACGCACCTTTTCTATTACTTTAtatactctgtgtgtgtgtttgtgtgtgtatttgtgatatacatatatgttggtcctaatttttttttttttttttttccccataaatTTAGAATgaaattttgaacaaaagttATTTAATCATCATGATTTGTTAGTGAAAACGCTTATACATCGATTTCACACACAAATTTAAGTTCACGGTTAAGTGAATAAGACCCAGGGCCCTATCATATATTCGGCGCAATGTGACGGCAGGTgcaacgcaagtgttttttgctagtttcagcccgatgcagttatcattttcacgtcctgcaccatgttgtttaaatagcaaatgcactctcACCTATCTGTACGCCCATGGGTGTGCttgtctgaaaacgaggtgtgttcaggcacattgttggcgtgttgctattttgaggcaactgaaaacgtcaatggtgcagtatttttttctttttttttttttgttatttaaagagcacgttagtaatatgcgcctataggcatacactctgcttgttacacagagggacacgcagcagcacacaaacatgccaaatattaaaaataaaaggattacaatgtaaaagattattattgtgtacataaagataaaaattgcctacatgtcataatggatagtaattgcatgtatcagaattacctatttgcagtaatgacgaatcaaattggctaattatttgaccaattgtGGCaatacacatgtatttaaactgactcgtcaggttgagggtgtctatactacgccatgtaaatagcaatccgccatggtgcaagcgcaccTGGCTTTTATAGGCAATGGGAGATGGCACTctgaaacacaaaaaacacacccatgactcattaagagtcTAAGTACAACCCTTTTAGATCATGCGCCTGGCGTGCCgaccattttttttctgtcgttaaactagcaaaagtggattcggaaatgccctaagtgcacctgcgccatttAGATAGTTAAAATAGCACCCCCAGTGTGTCATTTTACAAGCGATTGATTCAGAGCTTCAAAAAGCTTCGTTTGTCTCATCActagaaaaatattattatttttttctttatttaataaatgctctACAGGCGCTAAAGGTACTGAAGACATCAGAGTTTATGCCATTTGTGGTTTTCATCGCCGCCCCAGAGCTCGATACACTACGGGCCATGCACAAAGCTGTGGTGGATGCTGGGATCACAACCAAGCTACTGACGGTCAGCCTCATTTCTTTCTCTTCACAGTTCATGCACTCTATAGAGCGCAACAGTCAAGTTCAGAAAATAAAGTATCCAAAATCATTTTCTCTAtagagaaatgtttttttttttttttttaacaatactgTAGAAATATTAGAGCTACCATGAGCTCTGAGATTCTTTAATATATGCTTCTTTAGAAACTACTAAAacgttttgttttgatttgggAGATTTGGTTCATGGTTTACAACTCCTTACTGAAGAATTTTATTCAATCCTTATagagaaaataaatgaatggatGAAAATATTTTAGGAACCAAAGCAGTTGAATAGTCAGCTCATCTCTTCCTGTCTCTTAGGAAACGGACCTAAAGAAAACAGTGGACGAAAGCGCCAGGATCAAGCGGGCGTACAATCACTACTTTGATCTGACTATTGTTAATGACAATCTGGACAAGGCCTTTGAGAAACTGCAGGAAGCTGTGGAGCAGCTGGCTACACAACCGCAATGGGTCCCTTTGAACTGGGTTTACTGAGACATACAgcccatcatcatcatcaccatcatcatcaccatcaccaCCATCACCATCATCAGCGGCGGCGGCAAAGAACACAAGTTCACATTGAACGGACCCACCAGTCACTATGCAAATGTACACTAGCTATCCAGTCAGGACAGACATAAGGGAAGTGTacttatttattaacattttttatgttctaCTGACTAAACGTACTTTAAAGAATGTAACttggagggacagaaacaaATAGGAATTTTTGAATGACTTGTATggaaaattatcattttaatgaCAGGTATAAGCTGTATTACAGTATTGAAAGCAGGAGTCTGTTTTCTTGCTGTAATTTTAGTGTTACTAACATTGGTTTACAGTGCAGGATTCATCTCGCATCTCTTCATCTTTCTGAACTGTGATGTCATATAGTTCAGTCACTACAGTATGTCAAATAATAGTTTATCCAGCTTCTGACTTGTTAAGACCTTCATTAGGGTCATCCTGTTAGGCTTGATTTTTAGTTAAATTCAAGGAACGAAAGGAGTAAGccaattttaactttttataaatatgggtgcactttattttacagtcctgttctaCATATATGCGCTATTTACTTACTATAATTACTAGGTACTCACCCTGAACCTACTGCTAAAGCGCAATgtaccttaaaggattagttcacttcagaattgaaatttcctgataatgtaCTCACCCCcgtgtcatctaagatgtttatgtatttctttcttcattcgTAAAGAGATTTAAAtttaggatttttctccatatagtggacatcagtggggttcaacgaggttgaaggtccaaattgcagtttcagtgcagcttctaagggctctacacgatcccagccgaggaataagggtcttgtctagcgaaacgatcaaaaaaaataaaataaaacttgacatactttttaaccacaaatgctcatcttgcactagctctgcgatccgacacacattacgtaatcatgttggaaaggtcacgcatgacgtagatcgtgtagagccctttaaagctgcattgaaactgcaatttggaccttcaaaagGTTGGTATCCGCTAAattccactatatggagaaaaatcctggaatgttttcctcaaaaaccttaattttttttttcgactaaagaaagaaagaacatcttggatgacatgggggtgagtacattttaattctgaactgaactaatccCGTTTTGACGCGAAAGCTTGGTCTATGTGTACAGCCGAACACATCTAGTGTCTGCGCTATTTCTCTTCAAAAGTTATGaccgatttaaaaaaaacaaaattgtacTCGTCTAAACTAGAGTTGCATGTATCAcgtgcatttatttttgttgccaTCTCCAGTAGTTTGTTGTTGCTTCTTTTTTGACTGTGAAACTAGTTTCGCCACCTTATGGACAAACTAATTACTGCAGAAAAAATTCAAGGTGTACGCAAAAACTGAGCATGCAGAATATGAAAAATGTAGGTGTCTGTTGTTGTAACAATCTCCAGTAGTCTGTCGTCGTTGTCGTTGTCGTTTTTATCTCATCTGTTTCTTGACTGTGAAACAACAGGCTGGGCCAGTTTTTCCACCTTGTGGACAAACAAATTAGTGCAAAGAAGTTCAAGGCTCATGTGCAAGATGAGCATACAAAATATATGTGCAGTTTGAAAAATCTGGGCCTGTCCCAATATCCACACTTGTGGTTTTGGCCACTTGAGATTGTGTGCATGCAACAGGAAGTAACTGCACAAGACTTCCCCATGTCTGAAAAATACCAAAGTGCAGTACACTTAACGCACACCAAATCAGTGTTGGAGCTGTCTTTGAGGCTAAGAGTATACCATAGTTCATCACGTTAAGGAATTTGCTTGCCCTGATTTCGTGACATGTCTAAGGAAAACTTTCCA includes:
- the pals2a gene encoding MAGUK p55 subfamily member 6a isoform X2, whose product is MQQVLDNLKELPPSTGAKDIDLIFLRGIMESPIVRSLAKAHERLEDVKLEAVQSNNVELVSEILSDMSTLISHDESAAELCKILKEPHFQSLLEAHDKVASKSYEAPPTSTNSTSMTSSSLMPADTVRMISIQKKAGEPLGVTFRVEEGDLVIARVMHGSMIDRQGMLHTGDVIREVNGREVGKDPMALQHMLRDCNGTITLKILPSYRDTPPPAQVYLKPHFNYNPDTDNLIPCKEAGLAFSKGDILHIVNKEDTNWWQACNINGGRTGLIPSQFLEEKRKAFVRRDLDGSGILCGTLTGKKKKKKMMYLTAKNAEFDRHELQIYEEVAKMPPFQRKTLVLIGAQGVGRRSLKNRLIVLNPLRYGTTVPFTSRRPRDDEKDVQSYCFVSREEMEMDIKASRYLEHGEYDGNLYGTKIDSIHEVVRTGRTCILDVNPQALKVLKTSEFMPFVVFIAAPELDTLRAMHKAVVDAGITTKLLTETDLKKTVDESARIKRAYNHYFDLTIVNDNLDKAFEKLQEAVEQLATQPQWVPLNWVY
- the pals2a gene encoding MAGUK p55 subfamily member 6a isoform X1, whose amino-acid sequence is MTVANAKSGTAMQQVLDNLKELPPSTGAKDIDLIFLRGIMESPIVRSLAKAHERLEDVKLEAVQSNNVELVSEILSDMSTLISHDESAAELCKILKEPHFQSLLEAHDKVASKSYEAPPTSTNSTSMTSSSLMPADTVRMISIQKKAGEPLGVTFRVEEGDLVIARVMHGSMIDRQGMLHTGDVIREVNGREVGKDPMALQHMLRDCNGTITLKILPSYRDTPPPAQVYLKPHFNYNPDTDNLIPCKEAGLAFSKGDILHIVNKEDTNWWQACNINGGRTGLIPSQFLEEKRKAFVRRDLDGSGILCGTLTGKKKKKKMMYLTAKNAEFDRHELQIYEEVAKMPPFQRKTLVLIGAQGVGRRSLKNRLIVLNPLRYGTTVPFTSRRPRDDEKDVQSYCFVSREEMEMDIKASRYLEHGEYDGNLYGTKIDSIHEVVRTGRTCILDVNPQALKVLKTSEFMPFVVFIAAPELDTLRAMHKAVVDAGITTKLLTETDLKKTVDESARIKRAYNHYFDLTIVNDNLDKAFEKLQEAVEQLATQPQWVPLNWVY